A single Crateriforma conspicua DNA region contains:
- a CDS encoding FG-GAP-like repeat-containing protein — protein MNGPIAHPQLSKPHRPRTTSSCVAVLCFVSLCSFFLSANVGCNRTDESEQTTSQRRPESFRTKFSALKRAKNWDAADELVLSELIRRPDDPDLLLAAAQVSLERRDWDSAIERFNDHGIASENQSRTIADPVLLQWSQAFCNSGRLIDATEVLADHAEKSSHSADLYRRLAELYSIVGDLHASQAQLHQLVRQRQIRGDELYFLASLKQRYKEDPNLLRLADTLQPDDLRPQLSQAVGLWMSKKPDAALEITAPIVREHDDYAPAIGFHAFLLAESGRLADLAAFAADHPPTQINHPDLWYGAGIAALAGGQSDWAAKCFAESLLAAEHHSHLPATQLAVSLSRGGHESLSQQVADRAKMLQELYNRCLAYFEEGLPSQANSIRIAEILWQLGRHDEAVGWSKIAGNLQHDPADDLTKRQAAIEKTPPRQRWASTLSDFAQSVSPPDEIASLATSMTKPRSDSGDDFGEILLVDETQSRGLEFQFDTGEPTGQLAVWLHQINGGGIAAADFDRDGWDDAYLSQAGSEPLKPSPITDQLFLNRDGDFQRASLATKLDDYGQGVAAGDINADGFPDLFIGNIGPNRILINNGDGQFTDVTDASGIRGSHWTSSVAIADINDDAIADLIEINYCVLDDVLNRPCHSYTGVLGACPPVDFDGDPDKVWLGNGDGTFRLDESWSSIDQAGRGLGLVVADLDATNPGLEVFVSNDMSANHFWRRQNNDTWSEEAVVRGLGYGVGGRAQACMGIAVADPDADADLDLVVTNFSEESNNFFVQQSPGLFGDQTQASGLSGPSTPVLGFGVVMSDFDADNRMDLFVTNGHVNQPIDPNDTMAQYSQLFRYDQSRWFLDRQTSAISESAAEDAQVEHDQSPNGYFAQKHVGRTIATADFDRDGRLDMMVGHLGEPTRLLMNRSPQHGRVVSLSLVGTNSHRDAVGGRIEVKTDRRTVTGHRIAGYGYYCTNTSDVGMIIGKDEMIQEIAVTWPSGIQDSFVPEQEPSTFTVIEGQGSVARIGPR, from the coding sequence ATGAACGGTCCGATCGCCCATCCCCAGCTTTCCAAACCGCATCGGCCACGCACGACATCGTCCTGCGTGGCCGTGCTGTGTTTCGTGTCCCTGTGTTCGTTTTTCCTGTCCGCAAACGTCGGCTGTAACCGTACCGACGAATCGGAACAGACCACCAGCCAACGACGCCCGGAGAGCTTTCGAACGAAGTTCTCCGCGTTAAAGCGAGCCAAGAACTGGGATGCCGCTGACGAACTGGTGCTGTCCGAACTGATCCGCCGCCCCGACGATCCGGATCTGTTGTTGGCCGCCGCCCAGGTGTCGCTGGAACGTCGTGATTGGGATTCCGCGATCGAACGCTTCAACGACCATGGAATCGCATCGGAAAACCAGTCACGCACTATCGCCGATCCGGTATTGCTGCAGTGGTCCCAAGCGTTCTGCAACAGCGGACGCCTGATCGACGCCACCGAAGTCTTGGCCGATCACGCGGAGAAATCTTCCCACTCGGCAGATCTGTACCGACGGTTGGCCGAACTGTATTCCATCGTCGGTGATCTTCACGCCAGCCAAGCTCAGTTGCATCAATTGGTTCGCCAGCGTCAGATCCGTGGCGATGAATTGTATTTCCTGGCATCATTGAAGCAGCGTTACAAGGAAGACCCCAATCTGCTTCGTTTGGCCGATACGCTTCAGCCAGATGATCTACGTCCACAGCTAAGTCAGGCGGTCGGACTATGGATGAGCAAAAAGCCCGACGCGGCTTTGGAGATCACAGCTCCGATCGTCCGAGAACACGACGACTACGCGCCGGCGATCGGATTTCACGCGTTCTTGTTGGCGGAATCGGGACGGCTGGCTGATCTGGCTGCTTTCGCAGCGGATCATCCGCCGACGCAAATCAATCACCCGGATCTTTGGTACGGGGCAGGCATTGCCGCGCTGGCCGGCGGACAATCTGACTGGGCTGCGAAGTGCTTTGCCGAATCATTGTTGGCCGCCGAACATCATTCCCATCTGCCGGCGACGCAGTTGGCCGTCAGCCTCAGCCGTGGTGGTCACGAGAGCTTGTCACAACAAGTTGCCGATCGTGCCAAGATGCTACAAGAATTGTACAACCGCTGTTTGGCATATTTCGAAGAAGGCTTGCCGTCACAAGCCAATAGCATTCGGATTGCCGAGATCCTGTGGCAATTGGGACGTCATGACGAAGCAGTCGGCTGGTCAAAAATCGCCGGGAATCTGCAGCACGATCCGGCCGATGACTTGACCAAACGCCAGGCTGCGATCGAGAAGACACCGCCTCGCCAGCGGTGGGCATCCACCTTGTCGGACTTTGCCCAATCCGTTTCACCACCGGACGAAATCGCATCCCTGGCCACATCGATGACAAAGCCGCGTTCGGATTCGGGCGATGATTTTGGCGAAATCCTGCTCGTCGACGAAACGCAATCCCGCGGTCTGGAATTTCAGTTCGATACGGGCGAACCGACCGGCCAATTGGCGGTGTGGCTGCACCAGATCAACGGCGGTGGGATCGCTGCAGCCGACTTTGACCGTGACGGTTGGGACGATGCTTATTTGTCCCAGGCCGGCAGCGAGCCGCTGAAACCCAGCCCTATTACGGACCAACTGTTCTTGAACCGGGACGGCGATTTTCAACGGGCGTCTCTGGCAACCAAACTGGACGACTATGGCCAGGGGGTTGCCGCTGGCGACATCAACGCCGACGGATTCCCCGATCTGTTTATCGGAAACATCGGTCCCAACCGCATCTTGATCAACAACGGCGATGGCCAGTTCACCGACGTGACCGATGCGTCGGGAATCCGTGGCAGCCATTGGACGTCCAGTGTTGCCATCGCCGACATCAACGATGATGCGATCGCCGATCTGATTGAAATCAATTACTGCGTCTTGGACGACGTTCTGAACCGTCCGTGCCACAGCTACACCGGTGTCCTGGGGGCGTGCCCGCCGGTCGATTTTGACGGGGATCCCGACAAGGTTTGGCTGGGCAACGGCGATGGCACCTTCCGTTTGGATGAATCTTGGTCATCGATTGATCAGGCCGGACGCGGACTGGGTTTGGTGGTCGCCGATTTAGATGCCACCAACCCTGGCTTGGAAGTGTTCGTATCCAACGACATGTCGGCGAACCACTTTTGGCGACGGCAAAACAACGACACTTGGTCGGAAGAAGCCGTGGTGCGTGGGCTGGGCTATGGTGTCGGCGGCCGCGCCCAAGCCTGCATGGGCATTGCCGTGGCCGACCCTGACGCCGATGCCGACTTGGATTTGGTGGTGACCAATTTCAGTGAAGAAAGCAATAACTTTTTCGTCCAGCAGTCACCGGGGCTATTCGGCGATCAGACCCAAGCCAGCGGCTTAAGCGGACCGTCCACACCGGTGTTGGGTTTCGGTGTGGTGATGTCGGACTTCGACGCCGACAATCGGATGGATTTGTTCGTCACCAACGGACACGTCAACCAGCCGATCGATCCTAACGACACGATGGCCCAGTATTCCCAGCTCTTTCGCTATGACCAATCGCGATGGTTTCTGGATCGCCAGACATCCGCCATCAGCGAATCGGCGGCCGAAGACGCACAGGTCGAACACGATCAATCACCCAACGGATACTTTGCCCAAAAGCACGTGGGCCGCACCATCGCGACCGCGGACTTTGATCGCGACGGCAGGCTGGACATGATGGTGGGGCATTTGGGTGAACCCACACGTCTGTTGATGAACCGCAGCCCTCAGCACGGACGTGTCGTTTCATTATCACTGGTGGGCACGAATTCGCATCGCGATGCAGTGGGCGGGCGTATCGAAGTCAAAACCGATCGACGAACCGTGACGGGACACCGCATTGCCGGGTACGGTTACTACTGCACCAACACCTCGGACGTTGGGATGATCATCGGCAAGGACGAAATGATTCAAGAAATCGCGGTCACTTGGCCTTCGGGCATTCAGGACTCGTTCGTCCCCGAACAAGAACCTTCCACGTTCACGGTGATCGAAGGGCAGGGCAGCGTTGCCCGCATCGGTCCTCGCTAG
- a CDS encoding Gfo/Idh/MocA family protein: MNTSRRRFLQTTAAGSAVAMSGPLRAADDNGKLRLAAIGVGGSRGRYNRGRSIALSAAGFANMIAVCDVDDLHAKEFNEEHFGGKLNTYRDYRELLEQEKPDVVTIGTPDHWHVPIAIAALRSGAHVYCEKPLTLTIDEGKQIRKVVEETGKVFQVGTQQRSAKDLFLTAIAMVQTGRLGDNVNAYVAIGGAPEGGPFDVTETPEDIDWNLWLGPAPDKGYCEERRRFFRWYFEYSGGKMTDWGAHHIDIAQWALAPGETGPVKVSGKGQFPKIVPDDYNWESFLNGEASLPNGYNTAMKFNIELTYENGSVLSVNDHYTRENDNVNFPNGILFEGEKGRIFVNRGKLEGRPVDALTDADRAELDEKITELCHGKKPGGHMGNFFECISDGGLPISDVWTHHRTMTSCHLCNIALMLGRDLTWDPKAERFVGDEQANALLSRKSREVART, encoded by the coding sequence ATGAATACGTCCCGTCGCCGCTTCCTGCAAACCACCGCTGCGGGTTCCGCCGTCGCAATGTCCGGTCCTTTGCGTGCCGCCGATGACAACGGCAAACTTCGCTTGGCGGCGATCGGCGTCGGTGGCAGCCGCGGTCGATACAACCGGGGACGATCCATCGCGTTGTCTGCCGCGGGATTCGCCAACATGATTGCCGTTTGTGACGTCGACGACTTGCATGCCAAGGAGTTCAACGAAGAACACTTTGGCGGCAAGCTAAACACCTATCGCGACTATCGCGAATTGCTGGAACAAGAAAAGCCGGACGTCGTCACCATCGGCACCCCGGATCACTGGCACGTTCCGATCGCCATCGCTGCCCTGCGCAGCGGCGCGCACGTCTATTGCGAAAAACCGTTGACGTTGACCATCGACGAAGGCAAACAGATTCGCAAGGTCGTGGAAGAAACCGGCAAGGTGTTCCAAGTCGGTACACAACAACGCAGTGCCAAAGACTTGTTCTTGACCGCGATCGCCATGGTTCAAACCGGACGTTTGGGCGACAACGTCAACGCCTATGTCGCGATCGGTGGTGCCCCCGAAGGCGGACCGTTTGACGTCACCGAAACCCCGGAAGACATTGATTGGAATCTGTGGTTGGGCCCGGCACCCGACAAAGGCTATTGCGAAGAACGTCGTCGCTTCTTCCGTTGGTACTTTGAATACTCCGGTGGCAAGATGACTGACTGGGGTGCCCACCACATCGACATTGCCCAGTGGGCATTGGCCCCCGGCGAAACCGGGCCGGTCAAAGTCAGCGGTAAAGGCCAGTTCCCCAAAATTGTCCCCGACGATTACAACTGGGAATCGTTCCTGAACGGTGAAGCATCGTTGCCCAACGGTTACAACACCGCGATGAAGTTCAACATCGAATTGACCTATGAAAATGGTTCGGTGTTGAGCGTCAATGATCACTACACGCGGGAAAACGACAACGTCAACTTCCCCAACGGCATCCTGTTCGAAGGCGAAAAGGGTCGCATCTTTGTCAATCGTGGCAAGCTGGAAGGCCGCCCAGTGGATGCGTTGACCGACGCCGACCGTGCCGAGTTGGATGAAAAGATCACCGAGCTTTGCCACGGCAAGAAGCCCGGTGGTCACATGGGCAACTTCTTTGAATGCATCAGCGACGGCGGACTGCCGATCTCCGATGTCTGGACGCACCATCGCACGATGACGTCGTGCCACCTGTGCAACATCGCCCTGATGCTGGGGCGTGACCTGACGTGGGATCCCAAGGCGGAACGTTTCGTCGGCGATGAACAGGCGAACGCTTTGTTGAGCCGTAAATCGCGCGAAGTCGCCCGCACCTAA
- a CDS encoding VanZ family protein, with translation METTAPMDRLPIVSLIRAISVGVLVVIAVVGLLLMPVPMDSRASSALGDLVHAPLFGGLALGTLVFLGRLWPIGGRSQHVWIRLLIVATAWFLFGATMEVVQQWAGRTGRLHDALANGWGIVAGCSLYVLLRQWDQPYRWRWVVGCLGLAVFAMFLAWKDPVAELLDFARVRTQFPRLASFESPRGLARWHCDDCHVEHSTRGVTDGQQSMKVVFSVSPHPAATLIDVPADWSGFDTLELDVRVDDESASESFDFVLKVIDQHHADYHADTFRRTWRLTRGQQTHLVIHRDEVIAGPDDRDLDASRIKFLSLQVLQPDQPTVLYVDRIGLQFDSNPSPH, from the coding sequence ATGGAAACGACCGCACCGATGGATCGTCTGCCGATCGTTTCGTTGATCCGCGCGATCAGCGTTGGGGTGCTGGTGGTCATCGCCGTTGTGGGGTTGTTGTTGATGCCGGTGCCGATGGACAGTCGCGCATCGTCGGCCCTGGGCGATTTGGTTCACGCCCCGCTGTTCGGCGGTTTGGCACTGGGAACGCTGGTGTTTCTTGGGCGGTTGTGGCCGATCGGTGGCCGTTCCCAGCACGTTTGGATTCGTCTGCTGATCGTCGCGACCGCTTGGTTTCTGTTTGGCGCGACGATGGAAGTGGTTCAGCAGTGGGCCGGACGCACCGGGCGGCTTCACGATGCGTTGGCCAACGGTTGGGGGATCGTGGCGGGGTGCAGCCTGTATGTGTTGCTGCGTCAATGGGATCAGCCGTATCGCTGGCGCTGGGTCGTCGGATGTTTGGGACTTGCCGTGTTTGCAATGTTTCTGGCGTGGAAAGATCCCGTTGCCGAACTATTGGATTTCGCCCGCGTCAGGACACAGTTTCCGCGTCTGGCCTCGTTTGAATCGCCGCGAGGTTTGGCACGCTGGCACTGCGACGATTGTCATGTCGAGCATTCGACGCGTGGTGTGACCGACGGCCAACAGTCGATGAAGGTTGTGTTTTCGGTATCACCGCATCCGGCCGCGACGCTGATCGATGTTCCCGCGGACTGGTCAGGCTTTGACACCTTGGAATTGGATGTTCGGGTGGATGACGAATCCGCTTCGGAATCGTTCGACTTTGTGTTGAAGGTGATTGATCAACATCACGCCGACTATCATGCCGACACCTTTCGCCGGACTTGGCGGCTGACGCGTGGGCAGCAAACGCATCTGGTGATCCACCGCGACGAAGTGATCGCCGGTCCGGATGATCGCGATTTGGATGCAAGCCGGATCAAGTTTCTAAGTCTGCAAGTGCTGCAACCGGATCAACCGACCGTTTTGTATGTCGACCGTATCGGCTTGCAGTTTGATTCCAACCCATCACCCCATTGA
- a CDS encoding Kelch repeat-containing protein, translated as MKSNHHPKSFLLIGCCLFIAALHGCGVVNAESPWQWETVQAEGQPTARHEAALAAYDGKVFLIGGRRINPVDVFDPATRRWTAMSPTPMELHHFQAVVVGDVIYLMGAMTGRYPGETPLERVVAYYPKEDEFRFLHPIPTARRRGGAGAVYYNGKIYLVGGITNGHIDGFQPWLDSYDPETGDWETLPDAPHARDHFQAVVCNNRLYAIGGRTTHQREKNVFGLTVDQADVFDFKTMSWLPPDQCPNLPTPRAGNMAMTWGDQVLVGGGESGDQKTAHDEVEAWDTGQQKWSDWPSMNRGRHGSGFVEADGFLYTASGSGNRGGGPELTSIERLRLP; from the coding sequence ATGAAATCGAATCACCATCCGAAATCATTCCTATTGATCGGGTGCTGTTTGTTCATCGCGGCATTGCACGGCTGCGGTGTTGTGAATGCGGAATCACCCTGGCAATGGGAAACCGTTCAGGCAGAAGGTCAGCCGACGGCGCGTCACGAAGCCGCATTGGCCGCCTATGACGGCAAGGTGTTTTTGATCGGTGGTCGGCGGATCAATCCGGTCGATGTCTTCGATCCTGCGACTCGTCGTTGGACGGCGATGTCACCCACACCGATGGAATTGCATCACTTCCAAGCGGTCGTGGTCGGCGACGTGATCTACTTGATGGGGGCGATGACGGGGCGGTACCCCGGTGAAACACCGCTGGAACGCGTGGTCGCCTATTACCCGAAAGAAGATGAGTTTCGGTTTCTGCATCCGATCCCAACGGCGCGACGACGCGGCGGTGCCGGAGCGGTTTATTACAACGGGAAAATCTATTTGGTCGGCGGGATCACCAACGGTCACATTGACGGTTTTCAGCCTTGGCTGGACAGCTACGATCCGGAAACCGGCGACTGGGAAACGCTGCCCGACGCACCCCACGCACGGGATCATTTTCAAGCAGTCGTGTGTAACAATCGGCTGTATGCGATCGGTGGACGAACGACTCATCAACGCGAAAAAAATGTCTTCGGTTTGACCGTCGATCAAGCGGATGTGTTTGATTTCAAAACGATGTCTTGGCTGCCGCCGGATCAATGTCCGAATTTGCCGACACCCCGCGCGGGCAACATGGCGATGACGTGGGGCGATCAGGTCTTGGTCGGTGGTGGCGAGAGTGGTGACCAAAAAACGGCGCACGACGAAGTCGAAGCTTGGGACACCGGCCAACAGAAATGGTCGGATTGGCCGTCGATGAACCGTGGGCGTCACGGCAGCGGCTTTGTTGAAGCCGACGGATTCTTATACACCGCGTCGGGCAGCGGAAATCGTGGCGGCGGTCCGGAGTTGACGTCGATTGAACGGCTGCGCTTGCCCTGA
- the mutL gene encoding DNA mismatch repair endonuclease MutL produces the protein MTSIATTPPVIRQLPPNLVNQIAAGEVIERPASVVKELLENSIDAGAKRVELTIQGGGSELIRISDDGCGIAEAQMPLAVTSHATSKLPDDEMLFHVGTLGFRGEALASIASVSQMTIRSRPADADIGSELNVRGGVIEGPAPCGCPTGTVIEVKNLFFNTPVRHKFLKTTQTERGHITEAFTRLALANPDVHFVYRQGEKLLHDLPPTVRWADRIAAFFGAEIAESLIPVHSDDSAIGIDGFVCDPSVSRGNNRMQYLFLNGRHIRDRSLQHALGESYRGMLMVGRQPICFLRLTMPPSMIDVNVHPTKQEVRFTDGGRVYSRLLQTLRHHFLTSNLTQRVGPPAPVEPQSLPNSGSESVMGMSVKAVDQQRQSVINWAQTGQDSTSTPGPIPDFRPFPSGGVSTGLPSSPTVNGSTETPVQDVATDTQASTDDVAPWDGDDPSTPVQLPRDTTEAGTASPTVSYLGSQVHNRYLVTQDEKGMVVIDQHALHERVLYERVCQKVLHSGQRLEAQRLLVPETIALTPGEHAAALEVQETLAQIGLEIEDFGGDTIAIHSYPAMLPKRPPGEMLHVVLESLLGAGKQPDAKDLLNHLLATIACKAAVKAGDPLTGEEITSLLEQRDLYHETHHCPHGRPTALFFSLDELDRMFGRLGPRSRN, from the coding sequence ATGACATCCATCGCCACAACGCCACCGGTCATCCGTCAGTTGCCACCGAATTTGGTCAACCAAATTGCGGCGGGCGAAGTGATCGAACGCCCCGCATCGGTCGTCAAGGAACTGCTGGAAAATAGCATCGATGCGGGCGCCAAACGGGTCGAACTGACCATCCAAGGCGGCGGCAGTGAACTGATCCGGATCAGCGACGATGGATGCGGCATCGCCGAAGCGCAGATGCCGCTGGCGGTGACCAGCCATGCGACCAGCAAATTGCCGGACGACGAAATGCTGTTTCATGTCGGCACGCTGGGTTTCCGCGGCGAAGCTCTCGCGTCGATTGCCAGCGTGTCGCAAATGACGATCCGCAGCCGTCCCGCCGACGCCGACATCGGCAGCGAATTGAACGTCCGCGGCGGCGTGATCGAAGGCCCGGCCCCCTGTGGTTGCCCGACCGGCACGGTGATCGAAGTCAAAAACCTGTTCTTCAATACTCCCGTGCGTCATAAGTTCCTGAAAACAACGCAAACCGAACGGGGACACATCACCGAAGCATTCACGCGGTTGGCCCTTGCCAATCCCGACGTCCATTTCGTGTATCGGCAAGGCGAAAAGCTGTTGCACGATTTGCCGCCGACGGTTCGCTGGGCAGACCGGATCGCGGCATTCTTCGGTGCCGAGATTGCTGAATCACTGATTCCGGTCCACAGCGATGATTCGGCCATCGGTATCGACGGATTCGTTTGTGATCCGTCGGTCAGCCGCGGCAACAATCGGATGCAGTACCTGTTTCTAAACGGTCGACACATCCGCGACCGTTCGTTGCAACATGCCCTGGGTGAATCCTATCGCGGCATGTTGATGGTCGGACGCCAGCCGATCTGCTTTCTGCGTTTGACCATGCCGCCATCGATGATCGATGTCAACGTCCACCCGACCAAGCAAGAAGTGCGTTTCACCGATGGCGGACGCGTTTACAGCCGTCTGTTGCAAACGCTTCGCCACCATTTTTTGACCAGCAATCTGACCCAACGCGTGGGCCCACCCGCACCAGTTGAACCACAGTCATTGCCCAACAGCGGCAGTGAATCCGTGATGGGCATGTCGGTCAAAGCGGTGGACCAGCAACGTCAATCCGTTATCAATTGGGCACAAACGGGCCAAGATTCCACCAGCACCCCGGGCCCGATTCCGGACTTTCGTCCGTTTCCATCCGGCGGCGTTTCGACCGGGTTGCCAAGCAGCCCAACCGTCAACGGGTCCACCGAAACTCCGGTGCAAGACGTCGCCACGGACACGCAGGCGTCCACGGACGACGTTGCCCCGTGGGACGGTGACGATCCAAGCACTCCGGTGCAATTGCCACGCGATACGACCGAAGCGGGCACCGCGTCACCGACGGTCAGCTATCTGGGTTCCCAGGTGCACAACCGGTACTTGGTCACGCAAGACGAAAAGGGCATGGTCGTCATCGATCAACACGCCCTGCACGAACGCGTGTTGTACGAACGGGTTTGCCAGAAAGTCTTGCACAGCGGACAACGATTGGAAGCCCAACGTTTGTTGGTCCCCGAAACCATTGCCCTGACTCCCGGTGAACACGCCGCGGCGTTGGAAGTTCAAGAAACGCTGGCACAGATCGGTCTGGAAATCGAAGACTTCGGCGGCGACACGATCGCGATCCATTCCTATCCAGCCATGTTGCCCAAACGCCCGCCGGGCGAAATGCTGCACGTCGTCTTGGAATCACTGCTGGGTGCCGGCAAGCAACCCGATGCCAAAGACCTGTTGAACCACCTGTTGGCGACCATCGCATGCAAAGCCGCGGTGAAGGCCGGAGATCCGTTGACCGGCGAAGAAATCACCAGCCTGCTGGAACAACGCGACCTGTACCACGAAACCCATCATTGCCCCCACGGACGCCCCACCGCGTTGTTCTTTAGTCTGGATGAACTGGATCGCATGTTCGGGCGACTGGGCCCCCGCAGCCGAAACTAA
- a CDS encoding BNR-4 repeat-containing protein produces the protein MNEKAMARHQALTTGIRNGPRCRHRLWCGPAALLVGLALPAISAVAQEVPPNPSTVSDESVRRINGYRGIWFTLGQFYGQGEDGGYIPMRRQPTFPYGDKYSGGLATYTAKHVPLAVHCPEVDKTFFVYGGAPEDKQRYLLCMVSYYDHRTGQVPRPVVVHDKGGVDDPHDNPSLLIDDQGHLWVFVSGRGRTRPGYKYRSRRPYSIDGFEQIREEELTYPQPWWIDGLDTPFVHLFTKYTGVRELYVERSVDGQTWTEDQQLAGIRRDGDRAGGHYQTSAVWRQRIGTFFNRHPGGNVDKRTDLYYLQSDDGGVTWADVEGNPVETPVVDVENPCRVRDFESDGRNVYLKNMVFDHQGRPACLIVTSGGHEPGPPNAPRRLKVVRWTGNVWVESEVTQVDHNYDMGSLIIHDDQWIVMVPSDAGPQADHGGGEIVRWSSRDSGATWQRENAVTENSVRSHNYVRHPVDAADPFFVFWADGDPTELSPSRLYFADSTGRHVHVLPDQMETDKTPVQVIDLDTSASTKNETP, from the coding sequence ATGAACGAGAAGGCGATGGCCAGGCATCAAGCATTGACGACGGGAATTCGAAACGGGCCGCGGTGTCGTCATCGTTTGTGGTGCGGTCCCGCCGCGTTGTTGGTCGGGTTGGCTTTGCCGGCAATATCGGCCGTCGCCCAGGAGGTCCCCCCGAATCCATCGACCGTGTCTGACGAATCGGTGCGCCGGATCAACGGGTATCGTGGGATCTGGTTCACGCTGGGCCAGTTTTACGGACAGGGCGAAGATGGCGGCTACATTCCTATGCGACGCCAGCCGACCTTTCCCTACGGCGACAAGTATTCCGGCGGTCTGGCCACCTACACCGCCAAGCATGTTCCGCTGGCCGTTCACTGCCCCGAGGTCGACAAAACGTTTTTCGTTTACGGCGGCGCGCCGGAAGACAAACAGCGATATCTGTTGTGCATGGTGTCGTATTACGACCACCGAACCGGCCAGGTGCCCCGCCCCGTTGTCGTGCATGACAAAGGCGGCGTCGACGACCCGCATGACAACCCCAGTCTGTTGATTGACGACCAAGGCCACTTGTGGGTCTTTGTCAGCGGCCGCGGTCGAACGCGACCGGGATACAAGTACCGCAGTCGACGTCCGTATTCGATCGACGGGTTTGAACAAATCCGCGAAGAAGAACTGACCTATCCTCAGCCATGGTGGATCGACGGTTTGGACACGCCGTTCGTGCATCTGTTCACCAAATACACCGGTGTGCGTGAGTTGTATGTCGAACGCAGCGTCGACGGGCAGACTTGGACCGAAGATCAACAACTGGCGGGCATTCGTCGTGACGGGGACCGTGCCGGTGGACACTATCAAACCAGCGCCGTATGGCGACAACGCATCGGGACATTTTTCAACCGACATCCCGGTGGCAACGTCGACAAGCGAACTGATTTGTACTACCTGCAGTCCGACGACGGCGGCGTTACCTGGGCTGATGTTGAAGGCAACCCAGTGGAGACGCCCGTTGTCGACGTCGAAAATCCGTGCCGAGTCCGAGATTTCGAGTCGGACGGTCGCAATGTGTATCTGAAGAACATGGTCTTTGATCACCAAGGACGTCCGGCATGCTTGATCGTCACCAGCGGCGGACACGAACCGGGGCCGCCCAATGCACCGCGTCGATTGAAGGTGGTTCGCTGGACAGGCAACGTTTGGGTCGAAAGCGAGGTCACGCAGGTGGACCACAACTATGACATGGGATCACTGATCATTCACGATGATCAGTGGATTGTGATGGTTCCGTCCGACGCGGGGCCGCAAGCGGATCACGGTGGCGGTGAAATTGTTCGTTGGTCCAGTCGGGACTCCGGTGCGACGTGGCAACGAGAAAATGCGGTGACGGAAAACAGCGTTCGCAGCCACAACTATGTACGGCATCCCGTCGACGCGGCGGATCCATTCTTTGTGTTTTGGGCGGACGGGGATCCAACCGAGCTGTCGCCGTCGCGATTGTACTTTGCCGATTCGACCGGCCGACACGTTCATGTGTTGCCCGATCAAATGGAAACGGACAAGACTCCGGTGCAAGTGATTGATCTTGATACGTCCGCGTCAACGAAGAATGAAACGCCCTGA